Proteins encoded in a region of the Populus alba chromosome 13, ASM523922v2, whole genome shotgun sequence genome:
- the LOC118032465 gene encoding germin-like protein subfamily 1 member 16 produces MEGLKFLIVFVVLALASSFASASDPSPLQDFCVAIKETDGVFVNGKFCKDPQQVTEKDFFFSGLNVPRDTSSPVGSNVTAVNVAQIPGLNTLGISLARIDFAPYGGLNPPHTHPRATEILVVVEGTLYVGFVTSNLANGDNRLITKVLNPGDAFVFPVGLIHFQLNVGKTNAVALASLSSQNPGVITIANAMFGADPPINPNVLTKAFQVDKKVVDYLQKQFWTDNNN; encoded by the exons ATGGAAGGACTCAAGTTTCTAATAGTTTTTGTCGTCCTGGCTTTGGCTTCCTCATTTGCCTCTGCCTCTGATCCTAGTCCTCTTCAGGACTTCTGTGTTGCCATTAAAGAAACCGATGGTG TGTTCGTGAACGGAAAATTCTGCAAGGACCCACAGCAAGTTACTGAAAaggatttcttcttttctggacTCAACGTTCCTCGGGACACTTCCAGTCCAGTTGGCTCAAATGTCACTGCTGTCAATGTTGCTCAAATTCCAGGACTCAACACTCTTGGCATATCCTTGGCTCGCATTGATTTTGCACCATATGGTGGCCTGAACCCACCCCACACTCACCCTCGTGCCACTGAGATCCTAGTGGTCGTGGAGGGTACCCTCTATGTTGGTTTTGTTACATCTAACCTGGCTAACGGAGATAATCGCCTAATCACAAAGGTCTTAAATCCCGGAGATGCTTTTGTGTTCCCAGTCGGACTCATTCATTTCCAGCTCAATGTGGGAAAAACCAATGCCGTTGCATTAGCCAGTTTAAGCAGCCAGAACCCTGGTGTGATTACAATTGCAAACGCAATGTTTGGAGCAGATCCACCCATTAATCCTAATGTTCTAACCAAGGCCTTCCAGGTGGACAAGAAGGTAGTCGACTATCTTCAGAAACAATTCTGGACGGACAACAACAATTAG